Proteins encoded together in one Planctomyces sp. SH-PL14 window:
- a CDS encoding pre-peptidase C-terminal domain-containing protein: MLSFVRRCLFLAGTSLALVSAFSASAHAVTPRLENLMPHGVQRGVETEVTLFGSNFDDAQELLIYDQGIQVTAFEPTQDEKQKGKQIKVKLKVDPSAPLGSHRVRVRTATGLSNLENIYVGPLPVVEEKEPNSEFATPQAISNDVCLHGRVDSEDVDYYVVEAKKGERLTAEVYGIRLGYSSRGNFFDPYVAILNAERFELSANDDDALVYNDSIASIIVPEDGKYIIQIRDAAYTGDGRAYYLLNVGKFPRPRGIVPSGGKPGEKLAVKFLGDVAGEFVQEFQLPAAPSDRYELNVQDGAGLAPSAHLFRVSELTNIIEQEPNEATAQITTASVPAPVAFNGCLDKPGDQDYFKFTATKGQVFDVELYGRRLRSAIDGVLYVCNKDGGGMASNDDSRGPDSYIRWTCPNDGEYSILVHDHLRGGGPSYTYRVEMTPVAPQVIASTVDFERYVQPQLIVPQGGGVGVQVTVTRQDVGGPIAFRSEDLPAGVSIECPEMWRGGGTMPVVLYAAPDAPVAGKFSKILAHTADPAKPDLKVEGPLMQQVLMVLGQNQQNVWREEQLRLPVVVTEPLPFKITVEAPKTPIVRGGSLNLKVKAERLAEFKGPIRILLLQNPPGISSSGSVDIKENETEAVIPLNCNGNGAVGVWPIAIRAQADISENPEMNRRRRGQGRVETCTPFVPLAIEEEYVKFELSQAAVEQGKEAAMLAKVTKRKDFEGEAVATLVGLPANSTAEPLKMTKETTELTFTIKAAANTPPGNNQNLFCQLLIPEAGEQVVHNIGKGRLRVDTPPPPKPNAPPPMPMAAAPPPMPMPQAAPPKPLSRLEQLRLEQKQKEEAEKAAAAAPAAPPAPAAAPAAPAAPPAAPAAPPAAPPAPGT, translated from the coding sequence ATGCTCTCATTCGTCCGTCGCTGCCTGTTCCTCGCCGGAACCTCGCTTGCTCTCGTTTCGGCCTTCTCGGCTTCGGCCCACGCCGTGACCCCCCGGCTCGAAAACCTGATGCCGCACGGCGTCCAGCGGGGAGTCGAGACCGAAGTGACTCTCTTCGGCAGCAACTTCGACGATGCCCAGGAACTGCTGATCTACGACCAGGGGATCCAGGTCACCGCCTTCGAGCCGACTCAGGACGAGAAGCAGAAGGGGAAGCAGATCAAGGTCAAGCTCAAGGTCGATCCGAGCGCCCCGCTGGGCTCGCACCGCGTCCGCGTCCGAACGGCGACCGGCCTGTCGAACCTCGAGAACATCTACGTCGGCCCGCTGCCGGTCGTCGAGGAGAAGGAGCCGAACTCCGAGTTCGCCACCCCGCAGGCGATCAGCAACGACGTCTGCCTCCACGGCCGCGTCGACAGTGAAGACGTCGACTACTACGTGGTCGAAGCCAAAAAAGGGGAGCGGCTCACCGCCGAAGTCTACGGCATCCGCCTCGGCTATTCCTCGCGGGGGAATTTCTTCGATCCCTACGTGGCGATCCTGAACGCCGAGCGGTTCGAGCTCTCGGCCAATGACGACGATGCCCTCGTCTACAACGACAGCATCGCTTCGATCATCGTCCCCGAGGATGGCAAGTACATCATCCAGATCCGGGACGCCGCCTACACGGGCGACGGCCGGGCCTACTACCTGCTGAACGTCGGAAAGTTCCCGCGGCCGCGGGGGATTGTCCCCAGCGGCGGCAAGCCGGGCGAAAAGTTGGCGGTCAAGTTTCTGGGCGATGTCGCCGGGGAATTCGTGCAGGAGTTCCAGCTCCCCGCCGCGCCGAGCGATCGCTACGAGCTCAATGTCCAGGACGGCGCCGGGCTCGCTCCCTCCGCGCACCTCTTCCGCGTCTCGGAGCTGACGAACATCATCGAGCAGGAGCCGAATGAGGCGACCGCCCAGATCACGACCGCGTCCGTTCCGGCGCCGGTCGCCTTCAACGGCTGTCTCGACAAGCCGGGGGACCAGGACTACTTCAAGTTCACCGCCACCAAGGGGCAGGTCTTCGACGTCGAGCTCTACGGCCGGCGCCTCCGGTCGGCGATCGACGGCGTCCTGTACGTCTGCAACAAGGACGGCGGCGGGATGGCGAGCAACGACGACAGCCGCGGGCCGGATAGCTACATCCGCTGGACCTGCCCGAACGATGGCGAGTATTCGATCCTCGTCCACGACCACCTCCGCGGCGGCGGCCCCTCCTACACCTATCGCGTTGAGATGACTCCGGTCGCTCCGCAGGTGATCGCGTCGACCGTTGACTTCGAGCGGTATGTCCAGCCGCAGCTCATCGTCCCCCAGGGGGGCGGGGTCGGCGTCCAGGTGACCGTGACCCGCCAGGACGTCGGCGGACCGATCGCCTTCCGCAGCGAAGACCTCCCGGCCGGCGTGAGCATCGAGTGCCCCGAGATGTGGCGCGGCGGCGGCACGATGCCGGTCGTCCTGTATGCCGCGCCCGACGCGCCGGTCGCGGGCAAGTTCTCGAAGATCCTGGCCCACACGGCCGATCCCGCCAAGCCCGACCTGAAGGTCGAAGGGCCGCTCATGCAGCAGGTCCTGATGGTCCTCGGCCAGAACCAGCAGAACGTGTGGCGGGAAGAGCAGCTCCGGCTGCCGGTCGTCGTGACTGAGCCGCTGCCGTTCAAGATCACGGTCGAGGCTCCCAAGACACCGATCGTCCGGGGGGGCTCGCTGAACCTCAAGGTCAAGGCGGAACGGCTGGCGGAGTTCAAAGGTCCGATCCGCATCCTGCTCCTTCAGAACCCTCCGGGGATCAGCTCGAGCGGCTCGGTCGACATCAAGGAGAACGAGACCGAGGCAGTCATTCCGCTGAACTGCAACGGCAACGGAGCGGTCGGCGTCTGGCCGATCGCGATCCGGGCCCAGGCCGACATCTCGGAGAACCCGGAGATGAACCGCCGCCGCCGCGGACAGGGGCGGGTCGAGACCTGCACGCCGTTCGTCCCGCTGGCGATCGAAGAGGAGTATGTGAAATTCGAGCTCTCCCAGGCGGCGGTCGAGCAGGGTAAGGAAGCGGCCATGCTGGCCAAGGTCACGAAGCGGAAGGACTTCGAAGGGGAAGCGGTCGCGACGCTCGTCGGACTGCCGGCCAACTCGACCGCCGAACCGCTCAAGATGACCAAGGAGACGACCGAGCTGACCTTCACGATCAAGGCGGCTGCCAATACCCCTCCCGGCAACAACCAGAACCTGTTCTGCCAGCTCCTGATCCCGGAGGCGGGCGAGCAGGTGGTCCACAACATCGGCAAGGGACGGCTGCGGGTCGATACGCCGCCGCCCCCCAAGCCGAACGCCCCCCCGCCGATGCCGATGGCGGCGGCCCCTCCCCCGATGCCCATGCCGCAGGCGGCTCCGCCGAAGCCGCTTTCCCGACTGGAACAGCTCCGGCTGGAGCAGAAGCAGAAGGAAGAGGCCGAGAAGGCGGCGGCAGCAGCTCCAGCCGCGCCTCCGGCACCCGCCGCAGCGCCCGCGGCTCCGGCTGCTCCCCCAGCGGCCCCGGCCGCACCTCCGGCCGCGCCTCCCGCCCCTGGAACATAA
- a CDS encoding DUF1501 domain-containing protein: protein MLKSHELGCTPQHFKRLSRRGFLQIGMLAGTTLTLPRLLEMEARADLKKYSNFEGKAKSIIHIYLPGGMAHQESFDPKPYAPIEYRGEMKQVQTNVDGVLFGETLAKTAQIANRMTIVRSMTHGEAAHERGTHNMFTGYRPSPALQFPSIGSVISHEFGSRNNLPPYVCIPNMPNIYAGSGYLSSAFAPFSLGSDPADGGFKVRDLNLPGGVDDSRFATRRSALEAVNAHFVQKEKSDKISAMNSFYDSAYSLISSPQAREAFNLEAEPAALRDEYGRNTAGARMLLSRRLVEAGVRLVNLTYGGWDMHDNIVAGFRNQMPQFDQAFTRLILDLEQRGLLDSTLVMVSSEFGRTPKINGTAGRDHWPKVFSVALAGGGIKKGFVYGTSNPTASEPDENPLGIEDLFTTVYHCLGVVADKELMAPGDRPIEIVDGGKVVNELLA from the coding sequence ATGTTGAAGTCTCATGAATTGGGTTGTACGCCGCAGCATTTCAAGCGGCTCTCCCGCCGCGGGTTCCTCCAGATCGGCATGCTCGCCGGGACCACGCTGACGCTGCCGCGGCTCCTCGAAATGGAAGCGCGGGCGGACCTCAAGAAGTATTCGAACTTCGAGGGGAAGGCGAAGTCGATCATCCACATCTATCTCCCGGGCGGGATGGCCCACCAGGAGTCGTTCGATCCGAAGCCCTACGCTCCGATCGAATACCGCGGGGAGATGAAGCAGGTCCAGACGAACGTCGACGGCGTCCTCTTCGGTGAGACGCTGGCCAAGACCGCCCAGATCGCCAACCGGATGACGATCGTCCGGTCTATGACGCACGGCGAAGCGGCCCACGAGCGCGGCACGCACAACATGTTCACGGGCTACCGCCCCAGCCCCGCCCTGCAATTCCCGAGCATCGGCTCGGTGATCTCGCACGAGTTCGGCTCGCGGAACAACCTGCCGCCGTACGTCTGCATCCCGAACATGCCGAACATTTACGCCGGCAGCGGCTACCTGAGCTCGGCCTTCGCGCCGTTCAGCCTCGGCAGCGACCCGGCCGACGGCGGCTTCAAGGTCCGCGACCTGAACCTCCCCGGCGGCGTCGATGACAGCCGGTTCGCCACCCGCCGTTCGGCGCTGGAAGCGGTCAACGCCCACTTCGTCCAGAAGGAGAAGTCGGACAAGATCAGCGCCATGAACAGCTTCTACGACAGCGCCTACAGCCTCATCAGCTCGCCGCAGGCCCGCGAAGCGTTCAACCTGGAAGCCGAGCCCGCCGCTCTCCGCGACGAATACGGCCGCAACACCGCCGGCGCCCGGATGCTCCTCTCCCGCCGTCTCGTCGAAGCGGGTGTCCGCCTGGTCAACCTGACCTACGGCGGCTGGGACATGCACGACAACATCGTCGCCGGCTTCCGCAACCAGATGCCGCAGTTCGATCAGGCCTTCACCCGCCTGATCCTCGACCTGGAGCAGCGGGGCCTGCTCGACAGCACGCTCGTCATGGTCTCGTCCGAGTTCGGCCGGACGCCGAAGATCAACGGGACCGCCGGCCGCGACCACTGGCCGAAGGTCTTCAGCGTCGCCCTCGCCGGGGGCGGGATCAAGAAGGGCTTCGTGTACGGCACGTCGAACCCGACCGCCAGCGAGCCGGATGAAAACCCGCTCGGCATCGAGGACCTGTTCACGACCGTTTACCACTGCCTGGGGGTCGTTGCCGACAAGGAGCTCATGGCTCCCGGCGACCGCCCGATCGAGATCGTCGACGGCGGCAAGGTCGTCAACGAACTCCTGGCCTGA